Proteins co-encoded in one Paracrocinitomix mangrovi genomic window:
- the cheB gene encoding chemotaxis-specific protein-glutamate methyltransferase CheB produces MLSKEIRVVIVEDSGLMRLIISDIINSEPGLNVVGTALDGKEAVEVVVRTKPDVVLMDMNMGEYDGLYGVKHILEKYKVPIIILSAVGNTNLEPVLEALRLGAFDYLNKPVDNKAKVRAIDHQIIEKIKTAALTNNKHFSTENATIKRNTFTHTFDSNLNYHVIVIGASTGGPTALERVITKLPENLPIPVIIAQHMPANFIPSFAKRLDGLTPLRVKIGYENEEILPGNIYLAPGDRNMIVKRNLNNKVVIGFTQVKYPEYNNPSINALMLSANEVYKNKTIGVVLTGMGKDGANGLSAIYKSGGYTIGQDKTSSVVYGMPKEVAERGVIHKAVSIHEMAGFIVSCLS; encoded by the coding sequence ATGTTGAGCAAGGAAATTAGGGTCGTTATAGTTGAAGATTCCGGTCTGATGAGATTAATCATATCAGACATTATTAACTCAGAACCAGGGCTAAATGTGGTAGGAACAGCCTTAGATGGCAAAGAAGCAGTTGAAGTTGTGGTAAGAACAAAGCCGGATGTTGTTTTGATGGACATGAATATGGGTGAGTATGACGGCCTTTATGGTGTTAAGCATATTCTTGAAAAATACAAAGTTCCAATTATCATACTTAGTGCTGTTGGAAACACAAATTTAGAACCCGTATTAGAAGCGTTGAGATTAGGAGCTTTTGATTATTTAAACAAACCAGTTGATAACAAAGCAAAGGTAAGAGCCATTGATCATCAAATTATTGAAAAGATTAAAACGGCAGCCTTAACTAATAACAAACATTTTTCAACTGAAAATGCTACCATTAAAAGAAACACTTTTACTCACACTTTTGATTCAAATCTGAATTATCATGTGATTGTGATTGGCGCTTCCACAGGTGGTCCTACAGCTTTAGAAAGAGTTATAACCAAATTGCCCGAAAACTTACCAATTCCGGTAATAATTGCGCAACATATGCCCGCAAATTTTATACCGTCGTTTGCAAAACGATTGGATGGATTAACACCCCTGAGAGTGAAAATAGGATACGAAAACGAAGAGATTTTGCCCGGAAATATTTATCTGGCACCTGGGGATAGAAATATGATAGTGAAAAGGAATTTAAATAATAAGGTTGTTATCGGTTTTACTCAAGTGAAATACCCAGAATATAACAATCCTTCAATTAATGCTTTGATGTTATCTGCAAATGAGGTGTACAAGAATAAAACAATAGGGGTTGTGCTTACAGGAATGGGGAAAGATGGGGCAAATGGTTTGTCTGCAATATATAAGTCCGGTGGTTATACAATCGGTCAAGATAAAACATCATCTGTGGTATATGGAATGCCAAAAGAAGTTGCAGAAAGAGGTGTAATCCATAAAGCAGTGAGTATTCATGAAATGGCAGGATTTATAGTAAGCTGCTTATCATAA
- a CDS encoding chemotaxis protein CheA — protein MATKDDYKEMFVAEALENYEELNKLFTVLEKNHADKKAINQIFRITHTLKGNAMGMGFEAIADLAHVMEDVFSEVKEGKISLDEDLFNNLFKANDKLGLLIDAINSEEKVNYKGIRTKLSVFLKNARDEREEDNEEKVESVETETESEPQNESEELVETGEAEVKEVETEVSETQEEIEEDAVQDINLEEAEQIEDEDQPKIVFSDLVQVPVRKLDSLMNLVGELIIERDSLISKNAEHGFNSNMLARLQRITSDLQYGVMDVRLIQIGFLFNKFHRIIRDVANIEGKKVDLNLEGTEIEIDRNILKIMSDSLIHLVRNSVSHGIEKPADRKKLKKKERGQVTLRARNEKDTVIIDIIDDGAGIDYSTIGKKAVKMGIVSQEYINQASEDEIIMLIFEPGFSNADKITEVSGRGVGMDVVKKATESIGGNIKVKTEVGKGSTISLSLPSSMAVKGALLFELNNQEYAVALSYTEAVVSLTKKDIHKVSNGLMASYLGKTISIIFLNDLYNINNLSELSDEVNLHATFDQVTDDQKLDVLVASYGNKYVGFVVDKLLQQKEIVEKTLEPPLHDIDLVSGATILGNGNVCLVLDIANIIGTLFNDKN, from the coding sequence ATGGCTACAAAAGACGATTATAAAGAAATGTTTGTCGCAGAAGCGCTTGAAAACTATGAAGAGTTGAATAAGCTATTCACAGTTTTGGAAAAGAATCATGCGGATAAAAAGGCGATTAATCAAATCTTTAGAATTACACATACATTAAAAGGAAATGCCATGGGAATGGGGTTCGAAGCAATTGCGGATCTGGCCCATGTGATGGAAGATGTATTCAGTGAAGTAAAAGAAGGTAAAATCTCACTTGACGAAGACCTTTTTAATAATCTATTCAAGGCCAATGATAAATTAGGTTTGCTGATAGATGCAATAAATTCTGAAGAAAAAGTCAATTATAAAGGCATTAGAACCAAGCTATCTGTTTTTCTTAAAAATGCGAGAGATGAAAGAGAAGAAGACAATGAGGAGAAGGTTGAAAGTGTAGAGACAGAAACTGAAAGTGAGCCTCAAAATGAATCAGAAGAACTTGTAGAAACCGGAGAAGCAGAAGTAAAAGAAGTTGAAACAGAAGTATCGGAAACTCAAGAAGAAATAGAAGAAGATGCAGTTCAGGATATCAATCTGGAAGAAGCAGAACAAATTGAAGATGAAGATCAACCTAAAATAGTTTTCTCAGATTTAGTTCAGGTACCTGTTAGAAAACTGGATAGCTTAATGAATCTGGTTGGTGAATTGATCATTGAAAGAGATAGTTTGATATCAAAAAATGCTGAGCACGGGTTCAATTCAAATATGTTAGCTCGTCTTCAACGCATAACATCAGATTTACAGTATGGTGTTATGGATGTGAGATTGATTCAAATTGGTTTTTTGTTCAATAAATTTCACAGGATAATTAGAGACGTTGCCAATATTGAAGGCAAAAAGGTTGATTTGAATCTTGAAGGAACAGAAATTGAAATTGACAGAAATATTCTGAAAATCATGTCTGACTCTCTAATTCATTTAGTCAGAAATTCAGTGAGTCATGGTATAGAAAAGCCTGCTGACAGAAAAAAGCTAAAGAAAAAAGAAAGAGGTCAAGTTACACTCAGAGCAAGAAATGAAAAAGATACTGTCATAATTGATATAATTGATGATGGTGCAGGAATAGATTATTCGACTATTGGTAAAAAAGCCGTTAAAATGGGTATTGTAAGCCAAGAGTACATCAATCAGGCTTCTGAAGATGAAATCATCATGTTGATTTTTGAACCTGGATTTTCTAATGCAGATAAAATAACAGAGGTTTCTGGAAGAGGTGTAGGAATGGATGTAGTGAAAAAAGCTACAGAATCTATAGGTGGAAATATTAAAGTAAAAACAGAAGTTGGAAAAGGATCAACTATTTCTTTATCTCTTCCTTCTTCAATGGCAGTTAAAGGTGCACTTCTTTTTGAGTTAAATAATCAAGAATATGCCGTTGCACTTTCGTATACAGAGGCAGTAGTTTCGCTCACCAAAAAAGACATACATAAAGTTAGTAATGGCTTAATGGCTAGCTATCTGGGTAAAACTATTTCTATCATCTTTTTGAATGACTTATACAACATCAACAATCTTTCTGAATTGAGTGATGAGGTAAATCTTCATGCCACATTTGATCAGGTAACAGATGATCAGAAACTAGATGTTTTAGTTGCTTCTTATGGTAATAAATATGTTGGATTTGTGGTAGACAAACTACTTCAACAAAAAGAAATAGTAGAAAAAACATTGGAACCGCCACTTCATGATATTGATCTTGTAAGTGGTGCAACAATATTGGGGAATGGTAATGTTTGTTTAGTGCTGGACATTGCTAACATAATAGGCACTTTATTTAATGATAAAAATTAG
- a CDS encoding chemotaxis protein CheC encodes MDLEFDKTELELTKELINVGLEKAAQSMAFFTKDEVSIHSTDVQIKPMSFIGRLLSKEDNQELAILSTEIMGEVGGVCYLIFSEEEVNRILEVSLPESVRNDPDKLKVMGDAILLEMDNIIVASVVTQLANALNYKMYGNVPAISRTLPNGFMQIFSSARNSTNYFLYFKSEFKTKGLDINPDFIWLLDDNYLEGVKNVIVQNNDIIEKIRKAKNQ; translated from the coding sequence ATGGATTTAGAATTTGACAAAACAGAATTGGAATTGACCAAGGAATTGATCAATGTTGGTTTAGAAAAAGCGGCACAGTCTATGGCTTTTTTTACAAAAGATGAAGTGTCTATTCATAGCACAGATGTTCAAATTAAACCAATGTCATTTATTGGTAGATTATTGAGTAAAGAAGATAATCAAGAGCTAGCTATTTTATCCACAGAAATTATGGGTGAAGTAGGTGGAGTTTGTTACTTGATTTTTTCAGAAGAAGAGGTAAATAGAATCCTGGAAGTTAGTTTGCCGGAGTCGGTTAGGAATGATCCTGATAAATTGAAAGTAATGGGTGATGCCATTCTTTTAGAGATGGATAATATAATTGTTGCTTCGGTAGTTACGCAGCTTGCAAATGCATTAAACTATAAAATGTATGGCAATGTACCTGCAATTTCAAGAACACTTCCCAATGGCTTTATGCAGATTTTTTCATCAGCAAGAAACAGCACAAATTACTTTTTGTACTTCAAATCAGAATTTAAAACTAAAGGTCTGGATATTAACCCTGATTTTATTTGGCTTTTAGATGATAATTATTTGGAAGGGGTAAAGAACGTGATTGTTCAAAACAATGACATTATTGAAAAAATTAGAAAAGCAAAGAATCAATAA
- a CDS encoding CheR family methyltransferase yields MTTAEKMISDEELDSLTTAIKQRYGIDFTNYERKSLKRGFSRLVMRNQWDSILPLWSKIMSDRDFFTGCIDELTVNLTELFRNPEIWIKMKEEILPQYSLKSSLKMWHAGCSSGEEVYTMAIVLKSLNMLRRTQTLGTDLSATILEQAKEAKYSNVLMNKYLTSFSKFLPNGDLKQSFEFGEKYAVVKPDLKRHVTYERHNLVQDKMDQTFDMIFCRNVMIYFDDGLKMKVLKLFHESLADDGYFVIGYYDMLPPESKELFKVYDSKTRIYKKVL; encoded by the coding sequence ATGACTACGGCAGAAAAAATGATATCTGATGAGGAATTAGATTCCTTGACTACCGCTATTAAGCAGAGGTACGGAATTGATTTTACAAATTATGAGCGTAAATCGTTGAAGAGAGGTTTTTCAAGGCTTGTAATGAGAAATCAATGGGATTCCATCCTGCCCTTGTGGTCTAAGATAATGTCAGATAGAGATTTTTTTACCGGATGCATTGATGAATTAACGGTTAATCTTACTGAACTATTCAGAAATCCAGAGATATGGATTAAAATGAAAGAGGAGATTTTACCTCAATACAGTTTAAAAAGTAGTTTAAAAATGTGGCATGCAGGCTGCTCATCAGGTGAAGAAGTTTACACTATGGCCATTGTTCTAAAAAGCTTAAACATGCTTAGAAGAACACAAACATTGGGAACGGACTTGAGCGCAACAATTCTCGAGCAAGCTAAGGAAGCTAAATACTCTAATGTTCTGATGAATAAATATTTAACCTCTTTCTCCAAATTTTTACCAAATGGAGATTTAAAACAAAGTTTTGAGTTTGGAGAAAAGTACGCAGTTGTTAAACCTGATCTGAAAAGACATGTTACTTACGAAAGACACAATCTGGTTCAGGATAAAATGGATCAAACTTTTGATATGATATTTTGTCGAAATGTGATGATCTATTTTGATGATGGTTTAAAAATGAAAGTGCTGAAACTATTTCATGAGTCTTTGGCAGATGACGGCTACTTTGTAATAGGATATTATGATATGCTACCACCTGAAAGCAAAGAGCTTTTTAAGGTATACGATTCCAAAACAAGAATTTACAAAAAGGTATTATGA
- a CDS encoding response regulator, which produces MIENGHAKILIVEDEQIIGMHLSRVVKNLGYDVIGLENSGEAAIQKFNEKMPDMMLVDIGLKGKMTGIDLVKKIKETEDLPVIFLSSSTDDDQIHEAENTFPSAYIQKPFDEKQLATTLKISLSRFQKQKEEFNKLVKDVETKEINIKELSETNAHLITATWRERELKNELQKTKEIIEVQNKKILDSINYAKRIQSCTAPSENLMDECLKNYFLFYKPKDVVSGDFPWLYDRGEYIYYAAVDCTGHGVPGAMMSMIGNLLLNDVVNNELKMKTPAEMLAELHSGVVKTLKQDDPDNKAADGMDIALCRLKRDRSELMFSGAHLPLYLLRGEELIEYKGSRFPVGGVQYRNRNKYNDHIVDVKPGDKVFVFSDGMIDQLGGPENRKLMSTGLKEFIIENAKTPIAELGKKAEEKFYSWMGDNKQIDDVILFGIEI; this is translated from the coding sequence ATGATAGAGAACGGACATGCTAAAATATTGATTGTTGAAGACGAACAAATCATTGGAATGCATCTCTCAAGAGTTGTAAAAAATCTTGGATATGATGTTATAGGTCTGGAAAACTCTGGAGAAGCAGCTATTCAAAAGTTTAATGAAAAAATGCCAGACATGATGTTGGTGGATATCGGTTTAAAAGGGAAGATGACAGGCATTGATTTAGTGAAAAAGATTAAGGAAACAGAAGATCTACCCGTAATATTTCTTAGCTCTTCAACTGATGATGATCAAATTCATGAGGCAGAGAATACATTTCCTAGCGCATATATCCAAAAACCTTTTGACGAAAAACAATTGGCAACAACTTTGAAAATCTCTTTAAGCAGATTTCAAAAACAAAAAGAAGAGTTTAATAAGTTGGTTAAAGATGTTGAGACTAAAGAAATTAACATCAAAGAACTTTCAGAAACTAATGCACATTTAATAACTGCAACCTGGAGAGAAAGGGAATTAAAAAATGAGCTTCAAAAGACAAAAGAAATAATTGAGGTACAAAACAAAAAAATTCTTGACAGTATCAACTATGCTAAAAGAATTCAAAGTTGTACTGCACCATCTGAGAATTTGATGGATGAATGTCTTAAAAACTACTTCTTATTCTATAAACCAAAAGATGTTGTAAGTGGTGATTTTCCTTGGTTGTATGATAGAGGTGAATATATCTATTATGCAGCTGTAGATTGTACAGGTCACGGAGTGCCGGGTGCAATGATGTCAATGATTGGAAATCTATTGTTGAATGATGTAGTAAACAACGAACTCAAAATGAAAACTCCGGCTGAAATGCTTGCCGAACTTCACAGTGGTGTTGTAAAGACATTAAAGCAAGATGACCCGGATAATAAGGCCGCAGATGGGATGGATATTGCCCTATGCAGATTAAAAAGAGATCGTTCTGAACTAATGTTCTCTGGGGCACATTTACCGCTTTATCTTTTAAGAGGTGAAGAGTTAATTGAGTATAAAGGAAGCAGGTTCCCGGTAGGAGGAGTTCAATATCGCAATAGAAACAAATACAATGATCACATAGTGGATGTAAAGCCGGGAGATAAAGTATTTGTCTTTTCGGATGGAATGATTGATCAGTTGGGAGGACCAGAAAATAGAAAGTTAATGTCAACTGGTTTAAAAGAATTTATCATTGAGAATGCTAAAACACCAATAGCTGAATTAGGAAAAAAAGCGGAGGAGAAATTTTATAGTTGGATGGGTGATAACAAGCAAATTGATGATGTGATATTATTTGGAATAGAAATTTAA
- a CDS encoding DUF6272 family protein — protein MQFVLELQKLMVKNNYLIAIRDNFENLLAKSVLKITDTKISEDEVEIQVKNRVFSVIVECVQNVCSSETNNYEDRDSVLLMNRIENGFQIAAGTKVNEQRKERLKNLLDQLQSKELNEIKKDKLSIMGNREVLTSEMQDELTFMEIYIRSNRNVNFYFEDGEDGTFLMLKIDITN, from the coding sequence ATGCAGTTCGTTCTTGAATTACAAAAATTGATGGTAAAGAACAATTACCTCATAGCTATTAGAGACAATTTTGAGAATCTTTTAGCTAAGTCAGTATTAAAAATAACTGATACAAAAATCAGTGAAGATGAGGTAGAAATTCAGGTTAAAAACAGAGTTTTTAGTGTCATTGTTGAATGCGTTCAAAACGTGTGTTCTTCAGAGACTAACAATTATGAAGATAGAGATTCTGTCCTTTTGATGAATAGAATAGAGAACGGATTTCAAATAGCAGCAGGAACCAAAGTGAATGAACAAAGAAAAGAGCGATTAAAAAACCTGCTAGACCAATTACAGTCAAAAGAACTGAATGAGATTAAGAAAGATAAGTTAAGCATAATGGGAAACAGAGAAGTTTTAACCAGTGAAATGCAGGATGAGTTAACATTTATGGAAATCTATATCAGATCAAACAGAAATGTGAACTTCTATTTTGAAGATGGTGAAGACGGAACATTTTTAATGCTAAAAATTGATATAACAAATTAG
- a CDS encoding SiaB family protein kinase — protein MSISLNSFKEVHSIMNAENAVLVYTGDFDQEIIKSMLKYTEDKLESSGIDEMIKRKIFNVMVEMLQNITKHQYADFDAETKPIFLIMEEDEDFYLITGNLCKKETIEGLKSKIDKVNSMDSAEALKAYYKEARLASRISEVGGAGLGFIDMARKTGNKLEYNFMDINSGTYEYFILKTIINKNA, from the coding sequence ATGAGTATTTCACTGAATTCTTTTAAGGAAGTGCATTCTATCATGAATGCTGAAAATGCGGTACTAGTTTATACTGGAGATTTTGATCAAGAGATTATTAAATCAATGCTGAAATACACAGAGGATAAACTTGAATCTTCCGGTATTGATGAAATGATAAAAAGAAAAATTTTCAACGTAATGGTGGAAATGTTACAAAACATAACCAAACATCAATACGCAGATTTTGATGCTGAAACTAAACCCATTTTCCTGATAATGGAAGAAGATGAAGATTTCTATTTGATCACAGGAAATCTCTGTAAAAAAGAGACAATTGAAGGCCTGAAATCAAAAATAGATAAGGTGAATAGCATGGATAGTGCTGAAGCACTTAAAGCATATTACAAGGAGGCAAGATTAGCTTCAAGAATTTCTGAAGTAGGAGGAGCAGGCCTTGGATTTATTGATATGGCAAGAAAAACCGGGAATAAATTGGAGTACAATTTTATGGATATCAACTCCGGCACTTATGAATATTTCATTTTAAAAACAATTATAAATAAAAACGCATAG
- a CDS encoding DUF1987 domain-containing protein, with translation MERLIIEATEDTPSIDFDPGTNNLKISGRSLPEDVTKFYQPVLDWLDELEASSGNDCTLHVGLEYFNTASSKLILDILMKLEDIHMDGNNTIKVIWSHDARDVDMQEAAEEYSELVEVPFEVVAV, from the coding sequence ATGGAAAGGTTAATTATTGAAGCTACTGAGGATACACCATCAATAGATTTTGATCCGGGTACAAACAACCTGAAGATTAGTGGAAGATCACTTCCAGAAGACGTTACAAAATTCTATCAACCAGTATTGGATTGGTTAGATGAGCTAGAAGCAAGTTCTGGAAATGATTGCACTTTGCATGTTGGTCTTGAGTACTTTAATACTGCATCATCAAAATTGATTTTGGACATTCTTATGAAGTTGGAAGATATCCATATGGATGGAAACAACACAATTAAAGTGATCTGGTCTCATGATGCAAGAGACGTTGACATGCAAGAAGCAGCTGAAGAGTATTCTGAACTGGTTGAAGTTCCGTTTGAAGTTGTCGCAGTTTAA
- a CDS encoding ATP-binding cassette domain-containing protein has product MSEEILKALMQLFAIISKQEDGGNKNHDEFVKEFLLSQISIDRFDTYFDQYVDYKNQQQTTTGGVTSVKDSVRTLSICKRINKTLSQKQKSVVLVRICEFIYVSENDSGLRLEIVETIGKIFKIDKDEFARIIEFSAANTLEDIKGNKDIQIHLDPAHHAQVNTDEVFVKEGIQNILFFCYIESANLILFRFWGEESIHLNGLQVKPIKIHILTDGATIRTNKGSVFFNEVLNNFRAKGDIKEVVFNASIPTHTWKGGKVALKDIEVIERSGTLFGIMGGSGAGKTTMLNILSGQLKSPEADIKLNGHDITTEEARSNIGYIPQDDLLMEELTVYQNLYYNAKLINGKWSEEEIEERIMKVLSDLGLAEIKDIKVGNALNKKISGGQRKRLNIALELIREPLVLFVDEPTSGLSSKDSENVMDLLKLLSHSGKIIFVVIHQPSSEIFKLFDKLMILDLGGLPVYYGNPIESVIYFKTLTNQINQEKGECEVCGNVNPEQIFDTLEDKEVDEFGNYTEHRKITPIKWNEFYRDKIAIDESPKQLKVESLDKIGTPSLLKQFKVFFTRDFLSRISDKQYLLIALLEAPVLAFVLSFVIRSASVNSETYAFGLNQNIPAYIFMLVIVALFVGLTISAEEIFKDQKILKREQFLRLSRLSYLGSKTIYLILLSALQSFLLVLVGNLVLEIHENFLVYWLIIFSVFVFGNITGLILSSSFKSIVTIYIVIPLIIIPQMILGGAMFKFVNLNKIIGGGYRVPVISRLMISNWAYESIMVAQFTDNAYQKEFYEYDQLLSDYTYRTAYLYPYLEDLLNEQSENGDSETSVCSATVLNTLNFEIKRSGIEGDQQLNFSDNSIEQAYAIVEFLTDYYKDKYNNIIRLKDEKIRELQQSYSKEVLLNMRNQSFNNDVAEITQNTLTENRYFVEDDFVYQNYDHVFMRDHLHPDYPGKGNFMYENYKSVFGKSVSAFWFNMSVIWLFNIGLFVMLYFNVLKKLMSLI; this is encoded by the coding sequence ATGAGTGAAGAAATTCTCAAAGCATTAATGCAATTATTTGCCATCATCTCTAAACAAGAGGACGGTGGTAATAAGAACCATGACGAGTTCGTAAAAGAATTTTTGCTGTCTCAAATATCAATTGATCGTTTTGATACCTATTTTGATCAATACGTAGATTACAAAAATCAGCAGCAAACTACTACTGGCGGTGTAACCTCAGTAAAAGATTCAGTGAGGACTTTGTCAATATGCAAGAGAATTAATAAAACACTTTCTCAAAAACAAAAATCAGTCGTTTTAGTGCGTATTTGTGAGTTCATCTACGTATCCGAAAATGATTCAGGATTGAGGTTAGAAATTGTTGAAACTATTGGTAAAATCTTCAAAATTGACAAGGATGAATTTGCCAGAATCATTGAGTTTTCAGCAGCAAATACCTTAGAAGATATTAAAGGAAATAAGGATATTCAAATCCATTTAGATCCCGCACATCATGCTCAGGTTAATACGGATGAAGTTTTTGTAAAAGAAGGTATTCAGAATATATTATTCTTCTGCTACATTGAATCTGCAAATTTGATTTTATTTAGATTTTGGGGTGAAGAAAGTATTCATTTAAATGGATTACAGGTAAAGCCTATTAAAATCCACATCCTTACTGATGGAGCAACCATAAGAACTAACAAAGGATCAGTTTTCTTTAATGAAGTTTTAAATAATTTCAGAGCCAAGGGTGATATTAAAGAAGTTGTATTTAATGCCAGTATCCCGACCCATACTTGGAAAGGTGGTAAAGTAGCGCTAAAAGATATTGAAGTTATTGAAAGGTCGGGTACTCTTTTTGGTATTATGGGTGGATCCGGAGCTGGAAAAACTACCATGCTAAATATCCTATCGGGTCAATTAAAATCTCCTGAAGCAGATATCAAACTTAATGGTCATGATATCACTACAGAAGAGGCTAGATCAAATATTGGATATATCCCTCAGGATGATCTTTTAATGGAAGAATTGACGGTTTACCAAAACTTGTATTACAATGCAAAACTAATTAATGGTAAATGGAGTGAGGAAGAGATAGAAGAGAGAATAATGAAGGTGCTGTCAGATTTAGGTTTGGCAGAAATAAAGGATATTAAGGTTGGAAATGCACTCAATAAAAAGATCAGTGGAGGGCAAAGAAAGAGGCTAAACATTGCCTTAGAATTGATACGTGAGCCACTTGTCTTGTTCGTTGATGAACCAACTTCAGGATTGTCCTCAAAGGATTCTGAAAATGTGATGGATCTCCTGAAATTATTATCCCATTCAGGTAAAATTATTTTTGTTGTAATCCATCAGCCATCTAGTGAAATTTTCAAACTCTTTGACAAATTAATGATCTTGGATTTGGGAGGATTACCGGTTTACTATGGAAATCCAATTGAATCAGTTATTTATTTCAAAACCCTAACCAACCAAATTAACCAAGAAAAAGGGGAGTGTGAGGTATGCGGAAATGTAAATCCTGAACAAATTTTTGACACGCTTGAAGATAAAGAGGTTGATGAGTTTGGTAACTACACCGAACACAGAAAAATTACACCTATAAAGTGGAATGAGTTTTACAGAGATAAAATTGCAATTGATGAAAGTCCAAAACAATTGAAAGTTGAGTCTCTTGATAAAATTGGTACTCCATCATTGTTGAAACAGTTCAAGGTGTTTTTTACCAGAGATTTTTTATCCAGAATTAGTGATAAACAATATTTATTAATAGCCTTACTTGAGGCACCGGTTTTAGCATTTGTACTGAGTTTTGTCATTAGAAGTGCTTCAGTCAATTCAGAGACTTATGCCTTTGGTTTAAATCAAAATATTCCGGCATATATCTTTATGTTAGTAATAGTTGCACTCTTTGTAGGTTTAACGATTAGTGCGGAAGAAATTTTTAAAGATCAAAAGATTTTAAAGAGAGAGCAGTTTCTGAGGCTATCAAGATTGAGTTATTTAGGATCAAAAACTATCTATCTAATACTTCTTTCTGCTTTACAGTCATTTTTACTGGTTCTTGTAGGAAATTTAGTTTTAGAAATTCATGAAAATTTTCTAGTCTATTGGTTGATTATTTTCTCTGTTTTTGTATTTGGAAACATCACAGGATTAATACTTTCTTCAAGCTTTAAATCAATAGTTACCATCTACATTGTTATTCCGCTTATTATAATTCCCCAAATGATTTTAGGTGGGGCAATGTTCAAGTTTGTTAACCTTAATAAAATTATAGGAGGAGGATATAGAGTTCCTGTTATTTCCAGGTTGATGATATCAAATTGGGCTTATGAAAGCATCATGGTGGCACAGTTCACTGATAATGCTTACCAAAAAGAGTTCTATGAATATGATCAGCTATTGAGTGATTACACGTACAGAACGGCTTATTTATATCCTTATTTGGAAGATTTGTTGAATGAGCAATCGGAAAATGGTGATTCAGAAACTAGTGTTTGTTCTGCTACCGTTTTAAACACTTTAAATTTTGAGATCAAAAGATCAGGAATTGAAGGTGATCAGCAGCTAAATTTCAGTGATAATAGTATTGAACAAGCATATGCTATTGTAGAGTTTTTAACCGATTACTATAAAGACAAATACAATAACATAATTCGACTCAAAGATGAAAAAATCAGGGAGTTACAGCAATCTTATAGTAAGGAGGTATTACTTAATATGAGAAATCAGTCATTCAATAATGATGTGGCAGAGATTACTCAAAATACATTAACTGAAAACAGATACTTTGTTGAAGATGATTTTGTTTATCAAAATTATGATCACGTTTTCATGAGAGATCATTTACATCCTGATTATCCTGGAAAAGGAAATTTCATGTACGAAAATTACAAATCAGTTTTTGGAAAATCGGTAAGCGCATTTTGGTTCAATATGTCAGTAATATGGCTATTTAATATTGGCCTTTTTGTGATGCTTTATTTTAATGTCTTAAAAAAATTAATGTCTTTAATTTAA